The window CTGTGTTTCCCTATAATGCATTATAAAGAATGAATCTGTTAGAATATGGTGGATGTATAAGAAAGAAACTAGAAAGCTAGATTACACTCATTTTCAACATAAACCAATTAAGAATCCTGGATAAATAACAGTTCATCAATTTCTGAGAATGGCATTCAAATTTTAGAGGTACCTAGCTAGTGTCACcttctaaataattataataattactaAGTGTCAAAGGTAAACCTTTTAGAACCGAAGTCCCAACAAATAGTTCCCAGCATCAGTGATATTATGACTGTGTAGAAGAACCGAACTGCAGTGTATTGTGGGTTTCGCCAGTAAGAGAGGTGTTGCTTCCAGAGGCAAGCCGCAAATTGATCAAAATGTGACCGGCAATACTTTGTTGGAAAATCAAGATCTTTCGAGTCAACTGTTGGCTTGCTTAATCTCTCAACCAAACGTTTATTAAACCTGAAACAAGCAAGAGGTACACAGTTATATGATTGCCACAAACATGAAGCACTCTTGGCAAAACTGTATCCCAGATACATACTGATATAGGTCCGATTTTCTATAAAGTTCAGCAAAATCAACTCCCAGCCGGGTTTCCTCTACTGTTGATGTAACCTCTAACATCCATGTAGATGGATTATATCCAGGCTTGATCTTCGGGACTCCATCAATTGCCTATACAACATATGTACAGGAAATCCACAAAGATTAAGTCGATGACAGCATTGCCAGATACAAATAGCAAATCGCAAAAGTCAAACCTCAAAATACTCAATCAGTTTGGCAGACTTCGAACCAAGTGGACCAGCATAAATGAGCTCTCCTCCTCGCTTCATTAACAAAAGCTGCAGCATAAAGTGAGTCACTAGATTATTAGCAACAATCAACATCTTAGAGAAAGATGACcaattaaaaccaaatataTATGCTCTAATACTGGTGTGGATATCGAAAGATTTAAGATAGGAAGAACCTCATCAAAGGATTCAAATATGTCGATGCTGGGTTGATGAATCGTACAAACTATTGTTCTTCCCGTATTAACGATATTCCTGACAGTCCTCATGACAATTGCTGCAGCTCGTGCATCTAACCCAGATGTGGGTTCATCCATAAACACTATAGATGGGTTGGCTACAAGTTCAATGGCAATAGTAAGGCGTTTTCGTTGCTCAGTTGATAATCCATCAACCCCTGGTAGACCTACCAAGGCTCCTTTCAGAGGAATGAGCTCCACAAGCTGCATAACCTCATCAACAAATGCCTGGGAATGTGCATATCCATGAGTTGTCTGATGTTGAGAATATATGATTAGCAGTAACCAAGGTACTATACCTTTTGGGTTTCCAAGTCAATATCAGATGGCAACCGCAGCCAAGCAGAGAACAAAAGTGATTCATGAATGGTTAAGCAGGGAGAATGAATATCATTTTGCTCACAGTACCCTGATATTCTAGCAAATGTATCTTGCTTCTTTGGATACCCGGATATACTGATGTTTCCTTCTATAATTCCACCTGTCTTCCTACCTGCTAATACATCCATAAGGGTGGTTTTTCCAGCACCACTAACCCCAACCAGTGCAGTTAGCACACCCGGCCTGAATGCACCTGTAATGTTATTCAATAATTGCAACTTTTCTTCTGATATGCCCTCCTGTTTCAGTTCCTGAAATCATCAGTACATAATGTTAAATGATGAAACACTCATTCAAAAAATggtaattaaaaatcaatgaaGGGTGGACTCACTATGGGTACATCCACATAGTAACTAATATTGCTGAACGCCATTGAAAGTGGCTCAAACGGGAGCACCATGCCTTTCGATTTAAAGCTCTTCTCTGAGGATACAGTTAAGTGAACGTTAGTACAACCAGAATAACTGAGTCTACTACATGCAGGAGAACATGAACAAAATTGCGTCTGCATCCATCATACTAAGGCAAAAACCATGTTTTCTTACTGGCAAAAGACCCTGAGTACTGTAAGAAGTCTCTGAGCTGGATAACAACAGGTTCTCCTTTCCGCATCTTCTCCCTGTCATCAAGCTCTTCCTTAGATACAACAGCTTGACGTTTCCCCAGAGCTTAAGGATATTTGAAGTTTTGACAGAATAGAAAGGGATTAAGTTAGTAGCCTGTGATACAGTAAAATATTTCTTAACAGCAGAAATGGGAAATTTTGTAAGGATGTTAGACTTACGATTTAGCTTTGAGAGAAAAAAGGTGAAAAGGGAATTGAATAAGATGGTGTAGCCTGTCAAAGCGCCTATCCCAATCCAATACCAGTAACTTTCTGGGAACAAACTGCGGGATTTTAGCAGTGCAAGGCCTATTGTTGAATTATCCCCAGTTCTCTACAAAGACAAGAAGTTCAAGCTCAGTATTTTGTTTGATGCATAGCTGACTTCCTTATAAGTGCTACAAAGTACGGTTGATTTCTGACAGTAACGAACCAAAGATAAGTCTAACATAAGGGTCTATACATTTTTATGGGTTAATAAGCATCACCAGAATTATCAGAAAGCTCAAGGtacatttatataatatgtaccTTATCCCAGGAATGACCTAGGAATTCATTCACACTAGCAGCCTCTTGAGCATACATCAATGGAGAAACCCAATATCCCCAGATCCACCATTTAGGGATCCTATCTGTCAAAGACACAATTGAGACTGAAtctattaattttcaaatgaatACTAAGCAACATTATCCACTAAGCCATAGGAGATCAATTTACCTCTTGATATGATGTAGCCCCCAAGAGCCATCACTATCAACATAGCAAAGGATCCAAAAGTATTTGCCACAATCATGCTACGGCCCAAGGAACCCATCAAACGGAAAAGAGACAGAGACATTTGATGGAGAAAGAAGTAAAGTAGAAATTGGCGCAGGAATCTGCAATGTCAATATTACTTACTTCAAAGTTCAAAGTCTTCAGACATCAATCATCTTTATCTGgaaaaaatctttaaaaatgGATTCACCTGGTAATGTTTGGATCAAAACCAACCACAAAGTATGTTACTGCCACCCAGAAACCAGATTCTATGAGTGATGTTGGAATGCTCAGGAGCCATGCAGGCATTGTATACGCCCAACAAGGGTATAAGTGCAAGTCCCTGTGCTTGTAAATAATCGGAAGCTTGGCTACCAACATGGAAACCTCAGTGAAGCCATTGAAAAGAATTATCaccattgaaaaatacaaTTCTCCCAAATAAAGTCCTCCATCATCTATTGTATCATGGCTCATTGTAGTCCGGCAAAAGACGCTCATGGTAATCAGAGCAACCAAAAGAAGCTGTAAAGAAGCCGTTCCATGTTCTCATCAGTGTGTAAGTCTTAAATAACTTTAGTTATGTTGGTGTAGCTAGCAAAGtacattataatttttgatgaattcaATAACCTTGTTAATCATCTTAGTTCATAATTCATAAGGTTGGTGTTTCATGATGATATTACctgtataaatttgaaaacataGATGAACATATTGCGTTTCATAAGCAGCAACTGCCAGTGAAAGTTGGTTCTCAGAAGATCCATCTTTTTTATCCCATATCTCGAAGTTGATAAGGCTGCAGGGTGGCTGTACCGCTTATCATATGGGATATCCATCTCATCAGATAAATTCTTCCCAAGGTTATATGAGTTAAAAGCTTCAGAAAATTTCACAACAGATATATATCTGTAAGGCTGATCAGGTAAAGCCCAATACTGCTCTTGATCCTTCCTCGAAACAACCTATAAaagcataaattaaaaacaacttgagcaaaatacacaattttgaaattatagagaacAATTCAAATGATGTCTTCATCATACTTCTTGAAGGAAGTCTGCCACATTTTTCCGCTCCGGACAATGGAAACCCATGTAtgcaaagaattgaagaacgGCTGTACGAGGTCCTTGGTATACTATTTTCCCCTCGGACAAGAGAATAACATCATCAAATAACTCATATGTCTCAGGAGCTGGTTGAAGCAGAGAAATCATAGTAGTTCCTTCAAGTGCATGAGTTGAATGCCTAAGATACTTGATGATTTGGTAAGTTGTTGAACTATCAAGACCATTTGATATTTCATCCATGAATAGCACTCTTGATGGACCCACTAATATTTCCCCTGGCAATATATCAGCTAAGTGAACTTACAAGTACATAATTTACGTGCTTTGAaccaaaatcacaattttagcACATGTACCTGTTGTCAGGCGCTTTTTCTGACCACCAGAGATCCCTTTAATCATTTCATCTCCAACAAGGGTATCAGCACAAATGTCCAATCCTAAAATCTTTAAGAATACAATGGCTCAACTGGTCAAAAAGACTCTGGTGTCAAACTAATCAGCTATTATTGCTTATCGCATGAAAAGTTATAGTAGTACACAAACTCTTAGATTGAATCAAACATTCTCAAGAGACAGTTAAACTCTCGGAATTACGATTCAGTATGAGATTCATTTACTGTATGTTAGAATATTGCACACAATAATTTAAACTACAATTTCAATACATATGTAAGATCAAAGCTTGACAGCTTCGCCTTGATAGAATtttaagtagtactattaGTGATCCTTGTTCAGTTGAGTCATTGTTAGGTGTACAGCGTCCGGATAATTCTCAAATGTAATCAGAATTTTTTAACATACTGCTTCCAAGATCATCATACAGCCAATGCAGGTAGCTTCATAGgcaaataatactactatcataagattgtttcaaaataatattatgagaTTGTCCTAGATCCAGCAAGATCATGTCGTAGAAATATAGTATCAGAAAATACcttcaaaatatactccacTGAAATGTTTGTATCCTTCCCCACCAAAGATAATGCCTGTTGAACAAAACCATAAACAGTAAAGACAGTTAGATATCCAGAAAAGTCGGGAATATATTGCGCTGTTTCAGTGTAATTCTTATATATCAAGGTGTCTTCCAAAtaaagagtatatttttaagaaaaatcaGATTACAGAATCTATATTTCTAACCATGTTGAGAGTTAGAAACAagatgaaaaatcattcttattttatgcTCAGACCTATTGCAGGGCGTGTGATGTGAAGAGGAATATTATGTATTATCTGTCTTTCGAATTCCTGAATACATCAAATGTGGTTCTGACCTGAGAACATAATGGAGCTATGTTCAAGAACTGCAAGTGTACATGCATTGGGTTTTTAATTTCAGAAGAGCAAATGAAATCAACTGATACTATCGATAGGTCCCAGTGGTATGGAGGgataataaatgaaaactGAAATCTGTTACATGATAATATTACATCTTTGTGTGCGGGACAGCAGTGAGCTTACAGACtgttttgatattatatgaCGTAATTAATGTGTCTATCTAGATCAAGAAGGCTGACATCCAATCAGGTTTATTCACCTTGAAAAGACAGATTTTTGAGTAATTTTTGGAGCAATACTTTTTTAGATTTAGGAAACCTGAAAGAATCAAGAATTTACATTACGTAGACTTAAAAGTCTCTCAAGATTCATGCACCTTCATGAAAATGTCAAGATCTTCATCGGGTTTAGTTCCAGAGAGCTTCTCCCTTCTTGTAAGTTCCATAAGCATATCTGGTACAAGTTGACGGGTCAGTCCAGGAAACGTATGTACTATGTTAAAGGACCAATATCACTCTTACCATATTTAGAACCAACACCCTGACAACGTGCTGAAAAGTCAAGTGTTTCTCTTACTGTCATCTCTGCAGCATGCCAATCTTGCTGACTGACATAAGCAGATGTCCTTTGAGGCACAAACTCATTAAGGCCATGCCCGTTATAGGTTACTTTACCTGACACCTAATATGAAAGCTTCAGCATGTTAAACCTTTTTAGTAGCATTCGGTCAAATGCatgtatttccattttttaagtACATTCTTAAGAAACTTTAGTACCTTGAGATCAGATTTGAGTTGTCCAGCTAATGCTAAGAGCAGAGTACTCTTTCCAGAGCTTGGTGGACCTAATAATAACGTTAATCTACACGAACAAGCACAGAATAAGATATAGGAACAAACAGCACTGTGTAGAGTAATGTGGAGAAACTAAATACTAGCCTTCCTGGTCGAATTATTCCACTAATGTCATCTAAAATTGTCAGCTTCATTCTGGCACCGGAATATATTTTTAGCTGCCTTAGTAAAGCCTGAGATATTTgagaatataaaaacaaaagtcAGATACTATCACGGAATCAATCAGGCTTAGTAAGTCAAGACAGTCTGTACCTCAGCCATGTTGatgacaaaatttgaaattgtagGCAAAGCTCTACTACCAATGTGAACAGATGATTCAACTGTCAAATGGTGAAATCTAACTTCAACCTTTGGGAAGTCCAGGTCAACTCTGCAATAACATGCAATGGGAATTAGACATACATAAACTCAATAATTGCATGCTTATGTTTGGACAAAACAGGTTATAAGGTTGAGGATATGGAGTCATTGAACTTTAGTTATACAAGAACTAGCATAACTGTAGCCTCAGATGTTTTTCAGATATACTTCTCCTACAGATTTGAAGAAAGCCAATTCTTAGAAATTTATAGTGGTTGCTTCCAGATACAAACCgaataaagaaagaagaagggtaaataatgaaacaaataTAGAGATTAAACGACTTGTGCGTAAGTACATGTGTGGCAGCAATTAGGCATCTAATaccatattattttatttctaccgGTCACACCCCTAACCTTTCTTTCATGTATAGATTGGTTTCATACTTAAGGCTATCAGATACATCTTCCATGACATGTTAACAATATAAACTGTTATAGAATACATGAAATGCATACAGTCAAATTggcaaacaaaatttaaaacctaAAGTGAAAGGCAGGGGTATGACTTaaccaaaacaaaagaatGTGATCGAGTAGGCTTTATCAATTTATTCTCTCTGTCTCACTCACCATCAGCTCCCCTCCTAGTTTCTCCTTGCAGTTTAGAAAACCCAAGACTATTTCTAGTTCCATCACAGAAGATCTACTTCATCTAAAGGAAATACTACAAAGACCTCTGTCACCTCTGCCATATACCTGAATTGAACTTGTGTAACAAATAGAGTATCATGCATTATGCACACTTCCACTGCTACACATCAAAATGAGGTAATGAGTCTAACAACTATCATGACATATGATATGATAGATATGAGTAGCATTTGGCAATACTAAGTGATGTAGAGGTAAAGACCATGTATGTTCTCCAAAATTAGTTGCTATGCATCATGCCACCTTATGAAGTAGTATTAAATGAGGTCAGTGGCCAAGTAACTAAACATATTTCTGGAAAGCTCACTTCTTTACTCAAAGTCATAAATAACTTACTATAGTTGTTTGCATGTTCCATTTCTTATCTAGGCATAACTTTATCACCAAGAAAAAGCCTGTGTATTGGGAAAAATAGTTGCAACCATCTAGGATATTTATCTAATATTCTTAATCTTCTTTGTTCAAGGCTTCCTAAATAATTGTGTGTGTGAAGACATGAAGTGTTTGGAGCATACAACAGTCCCACTGTT is drawn from Salvia hispanica cultivar TCC Black 2014 chromosome 6, UniMelb_Shisp_WGS_1.0, whole genome shotgun sequence and contains these coding sequences:
- the LOC125197184 gene encoding ABC transporter G family member 32; amino-acid sequence: MWSSAENLSARSESFREDGDDEEALRWAALERLPTYRRVRRGIFRNMVGDSKEINVEEMLAEEQRIVLGRLVDSVDDDWEKFFSRVRRRFDRVDLDFPKVEVRFHHLTVESSVHIGSRALPTISNFVINMAEALLRQLKIYSGARMKLTILDDISGIIRPGRLTLLLGPPSSGKSTLLLALAGQLKSDLKVSGKVTYNGHGLNEFVPQRTSAYVSQQDWHAAEMTVRETLDFSARCQGVGSKYDMLMELTRREKLSGTKPDEDLDIFMKALSLVGKDTNISVEYILKILGLDICADTLVGDEMIKGISGGQKKRLTTGEILVGPSRVLFMDEISNGLDSSTTYQIIKYLRHSTHALEGTTMISLLQPAPETYELFDDVILLSEGKIVYQGPRTAVLQFFAYMGFHCPERKNVADFLQEVVSRKDQEQYWALPDQPYRYISVVKFSEAFNSYNLGKNLSDEMDIPYDKRYSHPAALSTSRYGIKKMDLLRTNFHWQLLLMKRNMFIYVFKFIQLLLVALITMSVFCRTTMSHDTIDDGGLYLGELYFSMVIILFNGFTEVSMLVAKLPIIYKHRDLHLYPCWAYTMPAWLLSIPTSLIESGFWVAVTYFVVGFDPNITRFLRQFLLYFFLHQMSLSLFRLMGSLGRSMIVANTFGSFAMLIVMALGGYIISRDRIPKWWIWGYWVSPLMYAQEAASVNEFLGHSWDKRTGDNSTIGLALLKSRSLFPESYWYWIGIGALTGYTILFNSLFTFFLSKLNPLGKRQAVVSKEELDDREKMRKGEPVVIQLRDFLQYSGSFAKKSFKSKGMVLPFEPLSMAFSNISYYVDVPIELKQEGISEEKLQLLNNITGAFRPGVLTALVGVSGAGKTTLMDVLAGRKTGGIIEGNISISGYPKKQDTFARISGYCEQNDIHSPCLTIHESLLFSAWLRLPSDIDLETQKAFVDEVMQLVELIPLKGALVGLPGVDGLSTEQRKRLTIAIELVANPSIVFMDEPTSGLDARAAAIVMRTVRNIVNTGRTIVCTIHQPSIDIFESFDELLLMKRGGELIYAGPLGSKSAKLIEYFEAIDGVPKIKPGYNPSTWMLEVTSTVEETRLGVDFAELYRKSDLYQFNKRLVERLSKPTVDSKDLDFPTKYCRSHFDQFAACLWKQHLSYWRNPQYTAVRFFYTVIISLMLGTICWDFGSKRETQQDIFNAMGSMYAAVLFIGITNATAVQPVVSVERFVSYRERAAGTYSALPFAFAQVAIEFPYVLSQALIYSTIFYSMASFEWTTTKFVWYIFFMYFTMLYFTFYGMMTTAVTPNHNVAAIIAAPFYMLWNLFSGFMIPHKRIPVWWRWYYWANPVAWSLYGLVASQFSDIEAPVKLSDGVGTMPTRALLKHVFGFRHDYIGIAGTMVAGFCLLFGVIFAFAIKSFNFQRR